From Halorussus lipolyticus:
TCGCGGGTGCGCAGTCGAGCGTTCGCTGGTGGAGGAACCAGAAAACAAGAGCGGAGAGCAGAAACCGAGCTACGTTACCGGTTCAGCGTGTGAATCGCGTGGCCCAGCGCGTTCTCGGCGGCCTCCATCACGGCCTCGCTAAGGGTCGGGTGGGTGTGAATCGTCGCGGCCACGTCCTCCAGCGTCGCGCCCATCTCGATGGCCAGTCCGAGTTCGGCGATTAGCTCAGAGGCCTCCGGCCCGACGATTTGGGCACCCAGCAGGAACCCGCTCGGTTCGTCGGCCACGATGCGGACGAAGCCGTCGGCGTGGCCCGTGGTGAGCGCGCGGCCCGAGGCGTTGAACGGGAACTTGCCGACGACAGGCTCGAAACCGTCCTCTTTGGCTTCCTCCTCGGTCATGCCGACCGTGCCGATTTCGGGGTCGGTGAACACCGCCGCGGGGACGGCCTGATAGTCCAGCGCCGAGGGTTCGCCAGCGATGACCTCCGCGGCGACCTGCCCCTCCTTGCTGGCCTTGTGCGCGAGCATCGGCTCGCCCGCCACGTCGCCGATGGCGTAGATGTGGTCCTTGTTGGTTCGCGCTCGGTCGTCCGTCGGGATGAAACCGTTCTCGTCGGTCTCGATGCCGGCGTTTTCGAGTTCGAGGGTGTCGGTGACCGGCGAACGTCCGACCGCGACCAGCACCTTCTCCGCGCCGAACTCCGAGACGTTCTCGTCTTCGTCCTCGGTCTTGACGGTGATGCCGTCGCCGGACTCCTCCCAACCGCTGGCGGCCTCGCCGAAGTAGAAGTCGATGCCCAACTCGTCGGCCTTCTTCTTGACCGGTCGCGCGAGGTCGTCCTCGTAGGCCGGCAGGATGGAATCGAGCATCTCGACCACGGTCACGTCGGTGCCCAGTTTGGCGAAGACGCCCGCGAGTTCCATGCCGATGTAGCCCGCGCCGACGATGA
This genomic window contains:
- the lpdA gene encoding dihydrolipoyl dehydrogenase — its product is MVVGDISTGTDVLVIGAGPGGYVAAIRAGQLDLDVTLVEKDAYGGTCLNYGCIPSKAMITGSDLAHEAGHAEEMGIYADPEVELSEMVDWKDGVVDQLTGGVEKLCKANGVELMEGRAEFAGEDKARIVHGGEGQGAETVEFEHAIVSTGSRPIQVPGFDFGDDPVLDSRQALALDEVPESLVIVGAGYIGMELAGVFAKLGTDVTVVEMLDSILPAYEDDLARPVKKKADELGIDFYFGEAASGWEESGDGITVKTEDEDENVSEFGAEKVLVAVGRSPVTDTLELENAGIETDENGFIPTDDRARTNKDHIYAIGDVAGEPMLAHKASKEGQVAAEVIAGEPSALDYQAVPAAVFTDPEIGTVGMTEEEAKEDGFEPVVGKFPFNASGRALTTGHADGFVRIVADEPSGFLLGAQIVGPEASELIAELGLAIEMGATLEDVAATIHTHPTLSEAVMEAAENALGHAIHTLNR